Proteins co-encoded in one Leptospiraceae bacterium genomic window:
- a CDS encoding YceI family protein yields the protein MKHNRMYFGLYSLIFFFLYGILSATPIPEEQLKVNSGRMLFTLTKKTESGYDATMTKYVSMTGLANKFSGNIKLKEKTFDISMSINLINFFLSGEFKFANSRMHETHMNSAKFGTASYKGTIISYDPASGMAKVNGKLTVHGVTKDNFVIEGKVTKSKTGKGYALRSDFKVDLQDFKIPMPNTKLVEVNQLVDVKLKLELK from the coding sequence TTTTCTTTTTTTTGTATGGGATACTCTCGGCTACTCCAATTCCGGAAGAGCAATTAAAAGTTAATTCAGGTCGAATGTTATTTACACTTACTAAAAAAACCGAGTCCGGCTATGATGCAACTATGACTAAGTATGTAAGCATGACAGGCCTTGCCAATAAATTCTCAGGAAATATTAAATTAAAGGAAAAAACTTTTGATATATCTATGAGTATTAATTTAATAAATTTTTTCTTAAGTGGTGAGTTTAAGTTTGCAAATAGCAGAATGCATGAAACACATATGAATTCTGCTAAATTTGGAACTGCCAGTTATAAGGGAACAATCATTTCCTACGACCCTGCTTCCGGCATGGCTAAAGTGAATGGCAAACTAACAGTCCATGGTGTAACAAAAGATAATTTTGTTATCGAGGGAAAGGTTACAAAATCTAAAACGGGAAAGGGTTATGCTCTCAGATCCGATTTTAAGGTTGATTTACAGGACTTTAAGATTCCTATGCCAAATACAAAGTTGGTTGAAGTGAATCAATTAGTGGATGTTAAGTTAAAGTTAGAACTAAAATAA